TCCAAGCTCTGCTGAGGCAACAGGGGTTGCAGTTAATCAAAGAGCAACCAGAAAGATGTCCAAGtacgaacaacacaaactgcctGGAGGCTCAGTGGTCAAAGTCGTTCCACTGgttatggaacattttggatcaTGGGGAGAAGCGAGAAaatttttgcagaaactggcagcctcttcatcagatgaagcaggaagacctaatgctgcggaatttttagacttttggaggaaaagattCTCTGTACAATTGTAAAAGTGTAATGTTCAAGTTATATCAAAGAAACTCTGCATGTTGTGCGGTGGGTCTGAGAGgcctgactctctcagcacccaatttttttcctcattagtcttagttatatataagtgttttagtttgctgtaatgttagctttcaatgaacattagtctagttgtattactgtagttctttgcagaattgtatcatagtttgatgtaagaaacaaaagacagacaaacagacagacagacatttcaTTTCCCACATCTGAAAGTCATCATGGACAAATTCACTTGTGATGCATCTAGCCCTATTGGATGTGCTTTTCAATCGTACCTCCCAACAGATAAGATCTTAGATTACAAAGGGATTAAAAAGCTACAACATCGATTGTTCGTTTCTAATTTCAATGATTATTTCCAGAACTTGGTTGATGCAGCTCCAATTTTTAACTGCAATGTTTCATTAGTGGTTGCGTTTTATCTTGGCAATAGATTGTATTGTTTTTAGATTACCTGTTAGTTGTGAACTCGtaaattttgtgatttagcAGCAATGTatgatagtttgatgttagaaaatatatgtattggacagacagacagacagacagacagacagacagacagacatccaggGAAATGTGGTGCTTCACTTCACAACGATTTGCTGGATTACAATTTGTTCTCTgctaacacacacagagcaaGATTTTCAAACCAATAGATGAACAACAATTCTCTTCCCGAGCTATACATGTGTCCAGGTTTATAATTGAACTGCTAATAGGTAAGCAGGTTTGCAGTAGCTTGTAATTTGTATGTTGTATGCCATCAGTTACATATATAGCTATAGAAATAAGTGAACGGATTTCAAAATCCAATCATTTTTatcattattatttattgtttatttttttattatttatcatctatttattattatttattatttattgttaatttttcattttattatttatcatttatgtcttatttaattattgttatttattatttattattatttattagttattttttattatttaattattgttatttcttatttattatttattagttattttctattatttaattattgttattattgtttattgtttattatttaatttttattatttattatttactatttaattgtgtcgtgctcaaccagatcagcctggtttgtaaagtctattacaagtaccgggaGCAAatcctgcttcagaagtacttagaccatcacggctgtctagaaagaagacatgactttatgaaggatccaagtagatcccagaagcactgttttctgtaagtgctgcaggttatgatgacctggaataatgtccagccaccttgcaatacctgcgtgcactgcgcccaaagctcccaagaccaccggaaccaccagtgttcgacaatgccacatgcggcttatctccactcgcaagtcgctgtacttcgccaacttctcagcatgtttcttgccaatgttgtcatcagcaggacagctgatatcaataagaagacaagtgtttgtcttcttatttctgagacagatgtctggacgattggctttgatcttcctggcagtggggatgatggtatcccacatcatagtaatgtcatccgtctccacaagcctatcaggatgatgccggtaccatctgctctccactggaaccccaaaatggcgacaaacatcccagtgaatgatggaggccacctgattgtgtcaatcagtgtagtccgtcggtgccaaagcactacagcctgccacaatgtggtctaCTGTTTCCAGGCGTACACTGCACacgcggcaagtaggactgacatcacgatgtagaatcttgtgctcatagtaccgagtccgaagagcttggtcttgagcagcaacaaccagtccctcagttgcagcaggaagattcgctgcctttagccatccgtaggtctctttcatgtccacaggcggttgctcagtgagacgtcgatactgcccgtgcataggcttcccgctccaggaccgcacacgaagagaactgcaacacgtacggtaatgtctcgcatctgtttcaggcgcttgctcgaagccaccttcaaccgagatggatgcattcctgtgtaagctctgcgacttgtcgtccgaagcaagactcctctgcagctgtgcagtaaaccgacaagccatgcgcttgatcgagtgtgaagattttccagaggcacactcccgtatcatctgtatgaaaggatcagaactgtcagcaaagtaacagttcagcctcacaatacaagattgatatgtcgactcaatctgttgtaaccccctacccccatcactgcaaggagcgtacagtcggtcaacgtctgcagcaggatggtggacaccgtgcatagagaggagctttctggtccgttgatcaagctgctgcaggtccgtgcacccccaatgaatgacgccaaaaccataagtgagaaccggtagtgcaaactcattgatggctagaatcttgttccgaccatacaactcagtccatagaaccaccttcactctgcgcaagtactcgcgacggagtctctcccgcatcatgctgtgctgaataccgttactctcatctacacccaagtacttgtagacttgacccggttccagacagttgatggtgtccgtaattaattaatttattgtcgtgctcaaccagatcagtctggttattattatttattatttattatttattagttttttattatttgtgtcgtgctcaaccagatcagtctggtttgtaaagtctattacaagtaccggaagcaaaccctgcttcagaagtacttagaccatcacggctgtctagaaagaagacatgactttacgaaggataagatttaattattgttatttattatttattatttatttttattatttattatttaattattgttatttattatttattatttactttttattatttattatttaattattgttatttattatttattatttattatttattatttaatctttattatctttaatcacatcaacgcatccctgggttttgaaaaattatacatTTTAGCAACAAGCTCatgattaattatttattatttaatttctattatttatttattatttaatttaatgtgtcgtgctcaaccagatcagtctggtttgtaaagtctattacaagtaccggaagcaaaccctgcttcagaagtacttataccatcacggctgtctagagagaagacacgactttacgaaggatccgagtagatcccagaagcactgttttctgtaagtgctgcaggttgtgatgacctgcaGCACTCatatttatattgttatttatttattatttattatttaatttttattttttattatttatttatttattatttattatttaatttaatgtcataAAACTGTCTTTACTTCGATCATTGTATCGTTGATAGTGCAAGCAGCTAGTATCTAGGACAGACAGTCTGACTGTAATGATTATGCATGCTTGCTTCATATCCCTGACAACGACGACTCAAAAAAAAGACAATCTAAAAGACATGTTTTCAAGAATCTATTGACCTCTCATCTTATCTGCTATACATAAGTAGTATATTCGGTAAATTCAGAACGAATACTCCACCACTCGCAACTTCAATGATATTAAAAAATTTCTATCAGAGTTTATAGTTATGGAACTTGGTCTATGCAGAAACTAGTGGCACCGACACTATGCAACGTTCCACGTCACGGTTGATGCTATTCCCACGGCCTCATCCTTAACCCTATGCGATAATTCCACGTACCACATTTCGGTCGTGTACAAGAGGATGTCTCCAGTGACGAGAATCCTCGTCATCGATTTACACGACGATTGACAGATCGCCTGTGGGTGCACGGTTACTTCCAGCTCTCCATCTATGACAGCGATCCACACGCCGTGGCCTTCGAATTCAGGCAAAACATTCCACGAAGGGTAAGTGCTTCCATTCACTGCCACAAATATCCAGTTCGTATTCGACATCTCGGTTACTCCTGATAGACACGGAGGTTTCCGATATTCAGCTCTAAGCACGTTTGCTGTCCTTAGATCGCAGTTTTCCCAACCCGCAAGCACCTGCTCTCCTCTCTCCATATGTTGCAATACATCAGAAATTTTTTTGTCGGAAGTCGAGTATGGAACAGTGAAATGACACGGCACTGtcttaatattaatattgttcGAATACagttttctaattttttgtcCGTCGAGTCGAGACTCGGGCATCATACACGGCCAGTCACTCATCTGACCTCTCACTACAACCGGTCTCCCAACCTTGAGAAATTCGTCAAAAATCTCATCCGAGTCAGCAGACTCGAGCACCTCCATACCATCGACCTCGAGGTCGTTACACACACTGCAATCGACCTTTCTCGATCCGGGAGCAAAATACGGGTTATCAATCAAGCAGTCGACGTCATAGAGCTCAGTGAAATCCCAATTTGGTAGGAACTTCTTGCTCGTCAGGCGACCGACTATGCAGACGACACGATACGATGTATCGAAGGCAAAGATACCGGTGATGACAGTGAGTACGGCGAACACTTTGCACACTCGTCCGAGACAGACTGAGCAGTCGTGCTGCGACTCGAGGTCGATGAGTGGCCCTGCCGCATGCCTCAACGTCCGGTCGTCCATGTGCGCCTTGCTGCGACTCTCTTCGACGAGATTTTTGAATTCGTCGTCGAGCAGGTCCTGTTTCTGTCGCTTAGAGAGCCGCATCTGCGAGCTAGCGACGCAGACAGTAGAGCCTGCCATTTTTCCTGCAATAACCGCGGCACGTGATTAACTACGTTTAAATAATTGCATAGGTGACGTCATTAGTGACGTAATGATGGACCGTGTTTTATGGCAATTTCCCTACACATCCGCCATTGGCATtggacaaataaacacaaaggAGGCAATCATTTTATGTCGACTATACAATGGGACCATCCTACCAACTAGACATTTAATTGaagttttaattttataaaatacatttaatagaaaaattaattaaatatttattttctaaAAATGCACTGAATCAAAATGCAATAATTCAAAATAATTTGTTACTTATACACATCATCTGCTTCTTCAAGAACAAAAATCCTCAAGCAACTgggcttgtgtgtgtgtgtgtgtgagtgtgtgtgtgtgtgtgtgtgtgtgtgtgtgtgtgtgtgtgtgtgtgtgtgtgtgtgtgtgtgtgtgtgtgtgtgtagctctGAATCAATGCAGAGCCCTGAATGCAGAGCCCAGCCCCGAGTTCATGGGGCTATATCAACTACTGAGATTCTTGCATAAAAATAAATctttataaatttaatatcaTTTATGAATTTCATCAATTCTTCTTCTCCCAGTGTTGAGTGTTGTTGTACCAAAGTGAACTGATGAGTGTACATGTAGGCCGATATGTGTAAGGAATGAAGGTCTACTATTATTGACTGACAATCAAAAACACTGCGACACTGAAGTGAATCGTACAAAGACTGGCTGTTTTCAAATGATTCTAATCTTACAATCTAGTACAGAACGGTTATAGTCCCCCTAGACGTCCTGCATTTCTCTTAACCGACGAATTGTGCTTCTCACGGTGGCGGCCGCTGTTGTCGACACAACCCATGCGCCTCCCGCAACCACTTTACGACACGCCTTACATTTCCATATACCAACGCATTGCCGCTTCATGGCGTCCTATCAGAAACATAAAAAGTCGAGTCCTAAATGGAGGTCCCGCCACAAATAATTCTTGCACGAATACCTTTCCGCAGAACATACACGTGTACTTCGCGTGCTGCGTGATTTCAATCTTCTTGACCATTTTTCGGAGTGAAGACCCGTAACGCGTGCCGTACTTCCCGACGACGCCTACTTTCTTCGTACGCTTAGCCTAAACCAACGTAAAGCAAAATGTGTAAACGAAAGAATCGTATACAGTAAGATTCCGTCGAAAACGACGGATAAAGAACTCACCATGACGTTCGTACACCGTGCCGAATCTGCGCATGCTCGAAACCAAGGCGTGGTCTGCATGGCTTGAAATTTGCTGCAACTCTGTGTCTAACGATTTATTAAAATGACACGATTTATATCTCTTTGTATTTTACCTGTTATTTTTGGCgtaatattttattttcaatttaccagttttgatcacgtgatcaagaATGTTGCAACAAAGTGAGTCCTGCTACTTAGCATTAGTGAACGCCAGACGACAAACTGACTGCCTCATTATCTAGACCTGTTGCAATGTCGGAATGGCAAACGGATTCTGGATTTGCAGAGAAGGTGGTCTCtcattactaattaattacagataATAATGTGATAGTATGGCAGTTAATCTGCTAGTGTGTTGGTTTTTTCTTGGGGGCAGATTGCGAGTAGGCgtgctccacgtgttttgtcTAACTCGCCCGTCCTCACATGGCCAGCAGCTAATTGGACACCAAACTACATAGCCACTGACGTCCCCTACGTTTTATCAAAAAAGAGCAGGTTTAATAACATTACTGTATCACATCCAAATTTAACTTTGTAATGATATCGAcatcattttgtatttttcaTAGTAAAAATGTGTTTAAATATTTTTCTACCAACAAGGTAAACAGatcatttgttgtgtgtaaaTTCCTTATGCATGTGTGATGTCTACAGCCACTGAGTGCTTATGTAGAAGCCAGTCATGACTTGGTTGAAGTGATCAAATCAGGTCGGGAGTTTGTTGGTAGGTGAGTGATCTTGTTATCATGTTTTTGTCGATGGTAGACTGTGAGTATGGGTATTggttgtgtacatgtagtgtcaCCTCAAACACTGAAAAGGCTTTCTACTATGCATCTGGTCCTGTAGACCAATTAGGTATAATTCAGTAAGGATCTCATAACTATTGTGGTTAGCATATTGTACAGAGATGGGATACAGTCAAGTCAATCCTGCTGTACATAGTAAtatgatggtgtgtgtgtgtgtgtgtgtgtgtgtgtgtgtgtgtgtgtgtgtgtgtgtgtgtgtgtgtgtgtgtgtgtgtgtgtgtgtgtgtgtgtgtgtgtgtgtgtgtgtgtcactctgtgtgtcactgtgtcactgtgtgtgtcatgtgtgtgtgtgtgtgtcatgtgtgtgtgtgtgtgtgtgtgtgtgtgtgtgtgtgtgtgtgtgtgtgtgtgtgtgtgtgtgtgtgtgtgtttgcatgtgcgtgcatgagtCTTGGCATTGATGTAGGAATATGGTCAGATCCATCTGACATCAGCAGTCTGACTGTTCACGATCACGACATACCAAACGCAGTTGCTACAGTGAGTCACATCATGCAATCACAGTCTACAgacattttttattttataccAAATTGTTGATGCACTCTAAAGGTCCATTTCTGGATTGGCAGCAAGTCAGTCATTGCACACATGCACTACGACACGTCACACAACTTTCATACAGTTGTATATGGCAGGTCTGCCAATCGGATTCTTTCATTATTGCTATAATGTTTAATGCATTATGAACGTGTTTAGAAAGAAGTTCATACTAATGCCTCCATCAGAGTACTCAACTCTGCGACTGTACCCTTTCATCCATCCATATTACAGACAAAGTCAGGTACAAAGCAAAGTGTTCTATCTCATTGTACAGCTTTTATTTTATCTTCGTATTTGACTTTTATTTTGTAATGcaacataaataaattataaataaaccataaataaataatagctactttgccgcatgtgcagtgtacacctggaaacagtcgaccacattgtgacaggctgtagtgctttggcaccgatggactacactgatcgacacaatcaggtggcccccatcattcactgggatgtttgtcgccatttgggggttccagtggagagcagatgctaccggcatcatcctgataggcttgtggagacggataacattactatgatgtgggataccaccatccccactgccaagaagatcaaagccaatcgtccagacatctgtctcagaaataagaagacaaacacttgtcttcttattgatatcagctgtcctgctgatggcaagattggcaagaaacatgctgagaagttggtgaagtacagcgacttgcgagtggagataagccgcatgtggcattgtcgaacactggtggtctcggtggtcttgggagctttgggcacagtgcatgcaggtattgcaaggtggctggacattatttcCTGTCATCACatcctgcagcacttacagaaagcagtgattctgggatctactcggatccttcgtaaagtcatgtcttctttctagacagctgggatggtctaagtacttctgaagcagggtttgcttctggcacttgtaatagactttacaaagtggactaaataattaaataataaataaataataattaataaataaataactaataaataaataagtaaataaaaatatgggaacaaacacacaatcgTAATTGTGCTGAAAACAGGTATAAACATCAGGATTTTTCTAGATGTTTGTATTGAGATGTAGAGTTTATAGTCGACTATTGTTGATACAGTTAGACTATGCTAACTATGCACTATACAATTGCTTATTCTAACCATAATGCCTATATCAGAGTAGGTAATGAACGGCTGCAAACTATCCGGATCACTTTAAgtgcatgtacagtgtacagtgtacactaaTCTATTAAGTTACTTAAACAATCTATGATGCTGGCTGGCCGAGTTGATTCACGGAGCAAgctgacataaacaaattgCTTCCTATGTATACACAATACATCCAGAAATGAATGACATATACATACccttttattttatttatttatttattaattttcaGGTTAATGTCTCTGGAGATGGTGCCAACTCGAACATGCAGGCCCTCACACGGCGGCAAGAAGTTAGTAGACATCTTTCTGAGATAAACTCGTGTCATACAGCTTCATGCATTTAAGGTCGTTCTGTATCCTGGTGACACCCTCTACATACCTCCTTACTGGTTTCACCAAGTCGAATCCGAGGAAGTGACAATATCGGTAAACATATGGAGGTAAGACTTTTTTAGTTATTTACTACATTGAGATGCCGTGTAATGTAATTTATttgataaaataaaataaagtcCATCTGGAGAGCATGCAGCTATGGAGACTACATATGGCTCCCGACCACCATTCAACACTCAGTGGAACAGGTATGCACCCTGAAGCATCTCATACCAGGAACTCGACGGATAGAATTTCATCTGCTATTGTCCAGGCATCAATTGTTGGCAGGAGCTGCTGTGTATATTGACACTCTGCTGGCTCAATTAGAGACAGGACTGGCAATGAGTCCAAAGGAATTCCTACAATCACTTTATGGACAAAGGTAAATCACATGCCTAAATGTTGATCAGGATCATCTAGTATCCTATTGTTGCTACTATCAGATATGCAGCCCTGTTTGCAAACCAACTCTGTTCTGGTGGTCTGTGTCCCATAGTGCCAAGCCACAGCCATGACTCATGCAGTGCTTATCTCCAATGTCCAGTCCATAAATTATTCGAAAATTGTAATCCTAGATCATTGACTCTACATGCTGGCAACACAGCAAGAATCATGATCAACAGTCATGGTCTGGATATCTCGATTCTTGCAATTAATGTTGGTAACTTTGTAGAGAATCTAGTATGTGATGTGTTGGGTGGGGATCGACTCCATGAGATACCATGTTATTATCACTCTTGTTTGGGTGTGAGTTCATCCTAGCTACCAAGGCTAATAACTTGGTGTGctaaattaatacaattaattaatacataacGTGTTAACATGTCCAAGTCATTCCATGGTGTGctaaattaaaacaattaattattgcataACCTGTGTTAACGTGTCCACGTCATTCCATGCAATCTAACTATTCTCCATAATGTCTACATTCTTTCTCCATTCTCCTTCTATTATGACACCGGCTGATTCGAAGAGAGCTCGTATTGGGCATCGACTCTTAACCCCTTCATACACCTCATCGATAATACTCTGATCTACATCAGCCACCACCTCTGCATCCAGTAGCACGTGACGAAAGACATTGTAAGCAGGCAGAGACTTCTTGGCAAGACCGAGGAAACCATCGGTGTTTAGCTCGAATTTTGTGTGAAATGTGACTGGCCCCCACTGAAATGAGACAATGAGTTTTAAGATTTAAATTTGTCTgaatttttgtgtgtgcaatTTCGACCTTCTTGATGCCTTTCTCTTTGGCAATCACTGCTGCAGTCTCCTGATGACAACTTGTGAGAGACACGACCAGATACTGCATGGGATTGGGACCTTTACCAGATCCCCCCTTCCTAATACACGAATAATACTGAGAGATGAGTCCGGAAAGGCaacaaaaaagcaaaattgttgtgtgtgtgtggtgtggtgtggtgtgtgtgtgtgtatgtgtgtgtgtgtgtgtgtgtgtgtgtgtgtgtgtgtgtgtgtgtgtgtgtgtgtgtgtgtgtgtgtgtgtgtgtgtgtgtgtgtgtgtgtgtgtgtgtgtgtgtgtgtgtgtgtgtgtgtgtgtgtgtgtgtgtgtgtgtgtgtgtgtgtgtgtgtgtgtgtgtgtgtgtgtgtgtgtgtgtgtgtgtgtgtgtgtgtgtgtgtgtgtgtgtgtgtgtgtgtgtgtgtgtgtgtgtgtgtgtgtgtgtgtgtgtgtgtgtgtgtgtgtgtgtgtgtgtgtgtgtgtgtgtgtgtgtgtgtgtgtgtgtgtgtgtgtgtgtgtgtgtgtgtgtgtgtgtgtgtgtgtgtgtgtgtgtgtgtgtgtgtgtgtgtgtgtgtgtgtgtgtgtgtgtgtgtgtgtgtgtgtgtgtgtgtgtgtgtgtgtgtgtgtgtgtgtgtgtgtgtgtgtgtgtgtgtgtgtgtgtgtgtgtgtgtgtgtgtgtgtgtgtgtgtgtgtgtgtgtgtgtgtgtgtgtgtgtgtgtgtgtgtgtgtgtcatgtcttGTCATTTCCATGCATCCGTTCGTACTTACTCCGCCGGTTCGGCCACGACCAATTCGAAATCCGAATTCTCCACACGACAGTCGGTGTGAAACCCGTTGCCCATCGCTCTAACTTCAAAGCGGCCCGTCGTTTTCGGCTCCTCGAGCTACCAACGCACAAAACGGCGTCAAAATCGCGTCACCACGCGACGCCACGTCGCCTCTCACCTGCCTCTTCCTTCTCACAATTTTTGACGTTTTACCGCCCATCGCCTGTCGTTCTCGCACTTGCAAGCGGCTTAATCGAGAGTGATCTCTGTCCGGGTGTGATAGTGCGCGATTCGGTGGGCCGGCCTCGCCCCGTGAGTGCTGTCTGTGTCGCGTGCCGCCTACAGATCAGCGTGCATGCTTGTTGATCGCTGTCGGACACGTCTCGACGTCTCAGCACGTACACACCAGCGGTCACCACGCCTACTACATGCCTCTAGGACGTCCCACCTCCGGTTAATCATGCAATTTCCCGCGCTCGTTACGCGCCGTTTGCTTGACTTTCTGGGTCATTCGTTGTGGATTGATACCAATGAATGCGATCCGGCGACGAGAGCGTCTGTGGTGCTCGCTCGGGGTGAGAACGCCGCGTACGTGACCATCGGTGCGTTCCAGCCCACTTCGTGTACCTACTTCCGATAACACGTGTCATGCAAAGTAGTGTAAACAATGCTGGTTGCTGTGGCTTCTGTGTGCGTTTCGTGCGCACTCCCGTTATCGACACAGCACGGGCGGAGCCGACAACGAGCGGCTTGTAGATTTTACACCAAAAATAGCCGCCGAAACTGACAAGGTTAATTAGCACACCAGAAATAGACGTGTTGTTGCTATTGGATTACGCAACAGACAACTGCATTGATCGTCTATAGTTTACATTGGAGTGGGTGAGTAAGTGCGTTTGGAGTTTAGTTTTAGTCTTGCTTGTTGTTTAGTATTTTTTATCGGTAGATCGCTGTGGTATGTGATCATGAGGATGTGGGCGTGAGCGAAGCCTCAAGGTGACCGGACACGAGTAAGTGGAATGGCTCCAAATGTTATCTGGTCTGGAGATTAGCAATGTAAACGGTCTAATCGAGTTGGGTTCGGAAAAGTGTTTAATCAAGTTAAACATTCTCGTTGTAACGTTCGTATATTGCAATACAACGTATAAATATCAATAGctcaaagtacagtacaaccagCTATGCTAACATGGAGTGAGTGCTAAGTGCTATACTCTACCTTTATATAGTCTACTAATCTAATTATCTAAAACCACTCATTACATCCCTCTTTCTTTAAAGTTTCATAAAGAAACATGAATTATCTagtattttaaaaaatttaattaagtagtatAAGCCCTCAGGTAACTTGGTCTTTTGATTGTTCTTCCACTTCTTGACTGATATAACTGTTGGActtctgttgttgtctttgttgttctctcttcttcttgttgtttctttgtagaGCCCTTTCAGGTGCTCTAACTGTTTTTAGAGCTGGTTCCTTGGTTGGCTTTAAGTGTATTCTATTCCTTCGGTATGTTGTACCAGATGATGTTTTTACTTCGTAAGACCTGTTTGATAGTTGTTA
This window of the Corticium candelabrum chromosome 17, ooCorCand1.1, whole genome shotgun sequence genome carries:
- the LOC134193151 gene encoding uncharacterized protein LOC134193151, whose amino-acid sequence is MDDRTLRHAAGPLIDLESQHDCSVCLGRVCKVFAVLTVITGIFAFDTSYRVVCIVGRLTSKKFLPNWDFTELYDVDCLIDNPYFAPGSRKVDCSVCNDLEVDGMEVLESADSDEIFDEFLKVGRPVVVRGQMSDWPCMMPESRLDGQKIRKLYSNNINIKTVPCHFTVPYSTSDKKISDVLQHMERGEQVLAGWENCDLRTANVLRAEYRKPPCLSGVTEMSNTNWIFVAVNGSTYPSWNVLPEFEGHGVWIAVIDGELEVTVHPQAICQSSCKSMTRILVTGDILLYTTEMWYVELSHRVKDEAVGIASTVTWNVA
- the LOC134193208 gene encoding large ribosomal subunit protein eL43-like — translated: MQTTPWFRACADSARCTNVMAKRTKKVGVVGKYGTRYGSSLRKMVKKIEITQHAKYTCMFCGKDAMKRQCVGIWKCKACRKVVAGGAWVVSTTAAATVRSTIRRLREMQDV
- the LOC134193206 gene encoding HSPB1-associated protein 1-like, producing MTRFISLCILPVIFGVIFYFQFTSFDHVIKNVATKPVAMSEWQTDSGFAEKIASRRAPRVLSNSPVLTWPAANWTPNYIATDVPYVLSKKSSKNVFKYFSTNKPLSAYVEASHDLVEVIKSGREFVGSVTSNTEKAFYYASGPVDQLGIWSDPSDISSLTVHDHDIPNAVATVHFWIGSKSVIAHMHYDTSHNFHTVVYGRKKFILMPPSEYSTLRLYPFIHPYYRQSQVNVSGDGANSNMQALTRRQEVVLYPGDTLYIPPYWFHQVESEEVTISVNIWSPSGEHAAMETTYGSRPPFNTQWNRHQLLAGAAVYIDTLLAQLETGLAMSPKEFLQSLYGQRYAALFANQLCSGGLCPIVPSHSHDSCSAYLQCPVHKLFENCNPRSLTLHAGNTARIMINSHGLDISILAINVGNFVENLVCDVLGGDRLHEIPCYYHSCLGVSSS
- the LOC134193207 gene encoding uncharacterized protein LOC134193207, with the protein product MGGKTSKIVRRKRQLEEPKTTGRFEVRAMGNGFHTDCRVENSDFELVVAEPAEKGGSGKGPNPMQYLVVSLTSCHQETAAVIAKEKGIKKWGPVTFHTKFELNTDGFLGLAKKSLPAYNVFRHVLLDAEVVADVDQSIIDEVYEGVKSRCPIRALFESAGVIIEGEWRKNVDIMENS